The genomic interval AAACCCTATTATATTTTGTATGCATACTCTCCGCAGGATGTCCGTTCAGAACCTTATAACCCCGACAGGCATAATGATTTTAACCGGGTTTCCGGAAGTGGGGGCCTTACCGAAGGATTTGGTGAAATGAATGTTACCATGGGCTTACATGCCAAAGCAGGCCTGAGCTTTGAACTAAGCGGATTTCGAAACAGTGTAACCGGCTTCGAAGTAGGTTTTCTAGCCGAAGCCTACACCAAAAAAATTATTATCATTCCTGCCGCCCAGAACAGAAGCGTATTCAGTTCTGTATATCTTACTCTATTTTTCGGCAGCAAACGCTGATTAATAAACTATTTATTTGGGCTTTGTTGTTTCATATTTAGTAGTAAACCGCAATTTTGCCCATCATTACATTGCACAAACTTATGATTGAACTTCCAGTAATAGAATCTTCTAAAAATACCACACGCAAACCCGACTGGCTGAGGGTAAAACTACCTATTGGTAAGACTTATGCCAATGTCCGGAAGATTGTGGATGATAATAAACTGCATACCATTTGCCAGAGTGGCAATTGTCCGAATATGGGCGAATGCTGGGGAGCCGGTACCGCCACTTTTATGATCCTGGGCAATATTTGCACCCGTAGCTGTACCTTTTGTGCCGTGGCTACCGGCAGGCCAACTGAATACGATACCGATGAACCCCGCCGGGTGGCCGAGGCGATTAAACTGATGGGAGTAAAACATGCTGTGATTACTTCTGTTAACCGGGATGAACTCAAAGACCGAGGTGCTGAAATATGGTACCAGACCGTAGTAGAAGTAAAAAAAGCATCTCCTGCTACTACCATTGAAACTCTGATTCCGGATGTAAAAGGCAACTGGGAAGCCTTGTACCGTATGATCAGTGCAGGCCAGGAAGTAGTATCGCATAACATGGAAACGGTGGAACGCCTGTACAGACGGGTACGCCCACAGGCCAGATATGAGCGGAGCCTGGAACAGATTCAGCGCATTAAAGAATATGGCAAACGCACCAAATCCGGTATTATGCTGGGTGTAGGCGAAACAGCCGATGAAGTATATAAGGCAATGGACGATCTGGTAGCACATGGCCTGGATATTCTGACCTTAGGACAATATTTACAGCCTACTAAAATGCACCTGGAAGTAGCTGAATTTATTCACCCGGATATGTTTGCACGCTATAAAGAAGAAGGCCTAAAACGGGGATTAAAATATGTAGAATCAGGTCCGATGGTGCGTTCCTCTTACCATGCTGAAAAGCACGTAATGGTATAAGTTGTAGACCAAAAGTATAACTATTTATAACTCATTCTTTCGAAAATCCTGTCTGATGGCAGGATTTTTTATTTCCCGGCATTTGTATTTGTTTTACTTTGAAAGATGGAAATGCAGGCTCTTGAAACAACCACGTAAAAAAATAGCGGAAACAGAATTAATTAAGTACTTTATGGCCAAATTTTACTCCTATGTGTAAGACCTGTATTTTGATTGTTTTTTTATTTCTCAACCTTCTTTGTATGGCAACCATGGTTCGGGCACGGACTCAAAAAAAAGCACCCATACGGGTGGGCGTAGCCGGATTAAATCATGGTCATGCTCCAATGATATTAAATTATAAAAACAAAGAAGTAGTTGAAATGGTGGGAATTGCGGAACCCAACCGGGAACTGGCCGAGCAGTATGCAAAGAAATATGGCTTTAGTAT from Rhodocytophaga rosea carries:
- the lipA gene encoding lipoyl synthase, translated to MIELPVIESSKNTTRKPDWLRVKLPIGKTYANVRKIVDDNKLHTICQSGNCPNMGECWGAGTATFMILGNICTRSCTFCAVATGRPTEYDTDEPRRVAEAIKLMGVKHAVITSVNRDELKDRGAEIWYQTVVEVKKASPATTIETLIPDVKGNWEALYRMISAGQEVVSHNMETVERLYRRVRPQARYERSLEQIQRIKEYGKRTKSGIMLGVGETADEVYKAMDDLVAHGLDILTLGQYLQPTKMHLEVAEFIHPDMFARYKEEGLKRGLKYVESGPMVRSSYHAEKHVMV